From the Oncorhynchus nerka isolate Pitt River linkage group LG28, Oner_Uvic_2.0, whole genome shotgun sequence genome, one window contains:
- the LOC115102813 gene encoding BTB/POZ domain-containing protein 9-like isoform X1, producing MSNSHPLRSLTSVSEIDHLHLLSEHLGALVSGEEYSDVTFVVEGKRFPAHRVILASRCQYFRAMLFNGMKESQPQAEVPLEDTQVEAFSMLLQYLYTGRASLSTAREDVLLDFLGLAHRYGLQPLEDSTCEFLRTVLHTQNVCLVYDVASLYCLGGLAQACCAYMDRQAPEVLASDCFLTLSKTALLAVVQRDSFAATEREIFQALCRWCRHNCNNEVAAQEVMSAVRLPLMSLMEMLNVVRPSGLLSPDNLLDAIQTRSESRDMDLNYRGMLIPEENIATMKHGAQVVKGELKSALLDGDTQNYDLDHGFSRHPIEEDGRAGIQVKLGQPYIVNHVRLLLWDRDSRSYSYYVEVSMDELDWVRVVDHSKFLCRSWQSLFFTARVCRYVRIVGTHNTVNKVFHLVAFECMFTQRRYILEKGLLVPDRNVATIACGASVIEGVSRSRNALLNGDTSNYDWDSGYTCHQLGSGAIVIQLAQPYMLGSLRLLLWDCDNRSYSYYIELSTNQQQWTKVVDRTKVACRSWQTLVFDKHPASFVRIVGTHNTSNEVGRDEQAREVFHCVHFECPAQLDTEVKEGSPNSKSQQPPLQPQSPSQSQLQLPTRPSSASSSSHSHPL from the exons ATGAGTAACAGCCACCCCCTGCGGTCACTGACCTCGGTGTCAGAGATAGACCACCTGCACCTGCTGTCAGAGCACCTGGGCGCTCTGGTGTCTGGCGAGGAGTACAGTGATGTCACCTTTGTTGTCGAGGGGAAGCGCTTCCCTGCCCACCGGGTCATCTTGGCGTCACGGTGCCAATATttcag aGCCATGCTCTTTAATGGCATGAAGGAGTCCCAGCCCCAGGCCGAGGTGCCTCTGGAGGACACGCAGGTCGAGGCATTCTCCATGCTCCTGCAGTACCTGTACACGGGCCGGGCAAGCCTGAGTACGGCCCGCGAGGACGTTTTACTGGACTTCCTGGGTCTGGCGCACCGCTACGGCCTCCAGCCACTAGAGGACAGCACCTGTGAGTTTCTGCGCACGGTGCTGCACACGCAGAATGTATGCTTGGTGTACGATGTGGCCAGCCTCTACTGCCTGGGGGGCCTGGCGCAGGCGTGCTGCGCCTACATGGACCGGCAGGCGCCCGAGGTGCTGGCATCAGACtgcttcctcactctctctaag aCTGCTCTTCTGGCTGTGGTGCAGCGGGACTCGTTTGCCGCCACCGAGCGGGAGATCTTCCAGGCACTGTGCCGCTGGTGCCGGCACAACTGTAACAACGAGGTGGCAGCGCAGGAAGTGATGTCGGCAGTGCGCCTGCCACTCATGAGCCTgatggagatgctaaatgtggtGCGGCCCTCTGGCCTCCTCAGTCCCGACAACTTGCTCGACGCCATTCAGACGCGCTCGGAGAGCCGCGACATGGACCTTAACTACCGAGGCATGCTCA TCCCTGAGGAGAACATTGCCACCATGAAGCACGGTGCCCAGGTGGTGAAGGGCGAGCTGAAGTCTGCGCTGCTGGACGGAGACACGCAGAACTATGACCTGGACCACGGCTTCTCCCGGCACCCCATCGAGGAGGACGGGCGAGCAGGCATCCAAGTCAAGCTGGGCCAACCCTACATTGTCAACCACGTACGCCTGCTGCTGTGGGACCGCGACAGCAG gTCGTACTCTTACTATGTGGAGGTGTCTATGGATGAGCTGGACTGGGTGCGTGTAGTGGACCACTCCAAGTTTCTCTGTCGTTCCTGGCAGAGTCTATTCTTCACAGCGCGTGTCTGCAG GTATGTACGCATTGTGGGGACACACAACACCGTGAACAAGGTGTTCCACCTGGTGGCCTTTGAGTGCATGTTCACACAGCGACGATACATTCTGGAGAAAGGACTCCTGG TCCCCGACCGTAACGTGGCAACCATCGCATGCGGGGCCAGTGTGATCGAGGGTGTGAGCCGGAGCCGCAACGCCCTGCTCAACGGGGACACCTCCAACTACGACTGGGACTCGGGCTACACCTGCCACCAGCTGGGCTCAGGGGCCATCGTCATCCAACTGGCCCAGCCCTACATGTTGGGCTCACTCAG ACTGCTGCTCTGGGACTGTGATAACCGCAGTTACAGTTACTACATCGAGCTGTCCACCAACCAGCAGCAGTGGACCAAGGTGGTGGACCGTACCAAAGTGGCTTGCAG GTCTTGGCAGACGCTGGTGTTTGACAAGCACCCCGCCTCCTTTGTGCGCATCGTGGGGACCCACAACACATCcaacgaggtggggagagatgaGCAGGCTCGGGAA gtgtTCCACTGCGTCCACTTCGAGTGCCCCGCCCAGCTCGACACAGAGGTCAAAGAGGGCAGCCCGAACTCTAAGTCCCAGCAGCCTCCGCTACAGCCCCAATcaccctcccagtcccagctccaaCTCCCCACCCGGCCTTCCTCTGCCTCCTCGTCCTCACACTCCCACCCCCTCTAA
- the LOC115102813 gene encoding BTB/POZ domain-containing protein 9-like isoform X2 → MSNSHPLRSLTSVSEIDHLHLLSEHLGALVSGEEYSDVTFVVEGKRFPAHRVILASRCQYFRAMLFNGMKESQPQAEVPLEDTQVEAFSMLLQYLYTGRASLSTAREDVLLDFLGLAHRYGLQPLEDSTCEFLRTVLHTQNVCLVYDVASLYCLGGLAQACCAYMDRQAPEVLASDCFLTLSKTALLAVVQRDSFAATEREIFQALCRWCRHNCNNEVAAQEVMSAVRLPLMSLMEMLNVVRPSGLLSPDNLLDAIQTRSESRDMDLNYRGMLIPEENIATMKHGAQVVKGELKSALLDGDTQNYDLDHGFSRHPIEEDGRAGIQVKLGQPYIVNHVRLLLWDRDSRSYSYYVEVSMDELDWVRVVDHSKFLCRSWQSLFFTARVCRYVRIVGTHNTVNKVFHLVAFECMFTQRRYILEKGLLVPDRNVATIACGASVIEGVSRSRNALLNGDTSNYDWDSGYTCHQLGSGAIVIQLAQPYMLGSLRLLLWDCDNRSYSYYIELSTNQQQWTKVVDRTKVACRSWQTLVFDKHPASFVRIVGTHNTSNEVFHCVHFECPAQLDTEVKEGSPNSKSQQPPLQPQSPSQSQLQLPTRPSSASSSSHSHPL, encoded by the exons ATGAGTAACAGCCACCCCCTGCGGTCACTGACCTCGGTGTCAGAGATAGACCACCTGCACCTGCTGTCAGAGCACCTGGGCGCTCTGGTGTCTGGCGAGGAGTACAGTGATGTCACCTTTGTTGTCGAGGGGAAGCGCTTCCCTGCCCACCGGGTCATCTTGGCGTCACGGTGCCAATATttcag aGCCATGCTCTTTAATGGCATGAAGGAGTCCCAGCCCCAGGCCGAGGTGCCTCTGGAGGACACGCAGGTCGAGGCATTCTCCATGCTCCTGCAGTACCTGTACACGGGCCGGGCAAGCCTGAGTACGGCCCGCGAGGACGTTTTACTGGACTTCCTGGGTCTGGCGCACCGCTACGGCCTCCAGCCACTAGAGGACAGCACCTGTGAGTTTCTGCGCACGGTGCTGCACACGCAGAATGTATGCTTGGTGTACGATGTGGCCAGCCTCTACTGCCTGGGGGGCCTGGCGCAGGCGTGCTGCGCCTACATGGACCGGCAGGCGCCCGAGGTGCTGGCATCAGACtgcttcctcactctctctaag aCTGCTCTTCTGGCTGTGGTGCAGCGGGACTCGTTTGCCGCCACCGAGCGGGAGATCTTCCAGGCACTGTGCCGCTGGTGCCGGCACAACTGTAACAACGAGGTGGCAGCGCAGGAAGTGATGTCGGCAGTGCGCCTGCCACTCATGAGCCTgatggagatgctaaatgtggtGCGGCCCTCTGGCCTCCTCAGTCCCGACAACTTGCTCGACGCCATTCAGACGCGCTCGGAGAGCCGCGACATGGACCTTAACTACCGAGGCATGCTCA TCCCTGAGGAGAACATTGCCACCATGAAGCACGGTGCCCAGGTGGTGAAGGGCGAGCTGAAGTCTGCGCTGCTGGACGGAGACACGCAGAACTATGACCTGGACCACGGCTTCTCCCGGCACCCCATCGAGGAGGACGGGCGAGCAGGCATCCAAGTCAAGCTGGGCCAACCCTACATTGTCAACCACGTACGCCTGCTGCTGTGGGACCGCGACAGCAG gTCGTACTCTTACTATGTGGAGGTGTCTATGGATGAGCTGGACTGGGTGCGTGTAGTGGACCACTCCAAGTTTCTCTGTCGTTCCTGGCAGAGTCTATTCTTCACAGCGCGTGTCTGCAG GTATGTACGCATTGTGGGGACACACAACACCGTGAACAAGGTGTTCCACCTGGTGGCCTTTGAGTGCATGTTCACACAGCGACGATACATTCTGGAGAAAGGACTCCTGG TCCCCGACCGTAACGTGGCAACCATCGCATGCGGGGCCAGTGTGATCGAGGGTGTGAGCCGGAGCCGCAACGCCCTGCTCAACGGGGACACCTCCAACTACGACTGGGACTCGGGCTACACCTGCCACCAGCTGGGCTCAGGGGCCATCGTCATCCAACTGGCCCAGCCCTACATGTTGGGCTCACTCAG ACTGCTGCTCTGGGACTGTGATAACCGCAGTTACAGTTACTACATCGAGCTGTCCACCAACCAGCAGCAGTGGACCAAGGTGGTGGACCGTACCAAAGTGGCTTGCAG GTCTTGGCAGACGCTGGTGTTTGACAAGCACCCCGCCTCCTTTGTGCGCATCGTGGGGACCCACAACACATCcaacgag gtgtTCCACTGCGTCCACTTCGAGTGCCCCGCCCAGCTCGACACAGAGGTCAAAGAGGGCAGCCCGAACTCTAAGTCCCAGCAGCCTCCGCTACAGCCCCAATcaccctcccagtcccagctccaaCTCCCCACCCGGCCTTCCTCTGCCTCCTCGTCCTCACACTCCCACCCCCTCTAA